The following proteins come from a genomic window of Candidatus Eisenbacteria bacterium:
- a CDS encoding 4Fe-4S binding protein produces MRKLRTTLQLSFLALTLAAVFIVKGNAERWCPFGGIEAIYAYFTDGNMPCSLGVSNFYILGAVLLMTLLLRRVFCGYVCPIGAISEWIHRWAVRIGINPFRISHRLDRVLSLLKYGVLALILYFTYRTGELIFRGYDPCYALLSRHGDDITLWAYVVSGFIIAGSILVTIPFCRWLCPLAAVLQPFSKMGLTRVRRDPEACTDCGLCAKSCLMAIPIDKDEEITAARCTTCLECVTVCPSAKRGALTWGPFWAPKRNLPYPVPVIILLLCIMGAVAASVFNPMPSFTYKRGAAIGKVASVELGIHDLTCRGRASLLVFFLDRDDEFEIPGYLKLEAWPGPGAAKAKIIYDPAKADAELVRQAVTEPYYNLGENLWRASPFTIEGYNPFGNH; encoded by the coding sequence TTGAGAAAGCTCAGAACAACTCTCCAGCTGTCATTTTTGGCTCTCACGCTGGCGGCGGTTTTTATTGTTAAAGGCAATGCCGAGAGGTGGTGTCCCTTTGGGGGGATAGAAGCCATCTACGCCTATTTCACCGACGGCAATATGCCCTGTTCCCTCGGCGTTTCCAATTTTTATATCCTAGGGGCCGTTCTGTTGATGACACTGCTGTTGCGGCGTGTTTTTTGTGGTTATGTCTGCCCGATCGGAGCCATCTCTGAGTGGATTCACCGCTGGGCGGTGCGAATCGGCATCAATCCGTTCAGGATTTCTCATAGACTCGACCGGGTGTTAAGTCTCCTGAAATACGGAGTGCTTGCGCTTATCCTCTATTTTACCTATCGGACCGGCGAGCTGATATTCCGCGGCTACGATCCCTGCTATGCCTTGCTCAGCCGCCATGGCGATGACATCACCCTCTGGGCCTATGTCGTTTCAGGTTTTATCATTGCCGGATCGATCCTCGTCACGATTCCCTTCTGCCGCTGGTTGTGCCCGCTGGCTGCCGTGCTTCAACCCTTCTCCAAAATGGGATTAACGCGTGTCCGGCGGGATCCGGAAGCCTGCACCGATTGCGGTCTGTGCGCCAAATCCTGCCTCATGGCGATTCCGATCGATAAAGATGAGGAGATCACCGCGGCGCGGTGTACAACTTGTCTCGAGTGCGTGACGGTTTGCCCATCCGCCAAAAGAGGAGCGCTGACCTGGGGACCGTTCTGGGCGCCGAAACGAAACTTACCCTATCCGGTGCCGGTGATCATCCTGTTGCTTTGCATCATGGGCGCCGTCGCCGCATCGGTATTCAATCCCATGCCGTCATTCACCTATAAAAGGGGTGCCGCTATCGGGAAGGTGGCAAGTGTCGAGCTGGGGATCCACGATCTTACGTGCCGCGGCCGGGCCTCTTTGCTGGTTTTTTTCCTGGATCGCGATGATGAGTTTGAAATTCCGGGTTACTTAAAGCTCGAGGCCTGGCCCGGACCGGGTGCCGCGAAAGCCAAAATCATATATGATCCCGCAAAGGCCGATGCGGAGCTTGTGCGGCAAGCCGTGACGG
- a CDS encoding substrate-binding protein yields MKKVLSIVTVLVIFCFVITPAFGSTVKVGLNYPKTGPYADMGLDQYRAAELAIGEINASGGILGQQVELVWRDSQSKADVTVANVTDLIDNEGVSMVFGGSSSGVAVAASGVCQQKGVPFFGTLTYSTDTTGKDGHRHTFRECFDAWAGAKAMAAYMNQNYAGKKYFYVTADYTWGWTTEDSFRKFTNTEDKTTHKGITTPFPGASDEDFKKALGLAKLVKPDVLVLVLFGDDMASGIRIATSMGLKETCAIVVPNLTLGMAEAAGPKVMEGVVGALPWCWSVPAKYNYPRGQQFVDAFAAKYNRYPSTSGASAYTIIYEYKAAAERANSIASADIVKSLENHKYTLLKDEQMWRDFDHQSIQTVYVVRCKNEADVLKDKYKLDYFDIISSMAGSEAFITKAEWDGVRKADNKMTSLEPLE; encoded by the coding sequence ATGAAAAAAGTCCTATCCATCGTCACAGTGCTTGTCATCTTCTGCTTTGTCATCACACCCGCCTTTGGATCCACTGTGAAAGTCGGTTTGAACTATCCCAAGACCGGACCATACGCCGATATGGGTCTTGATCAATATCGGGCCGCGGAACTGGCTATCGGTGAGATCAATGCCAGCGGCGGTATCCTCGGCCAGCAGGTAGAACTTGTTTGGCGCGATTCGCAATCCAAAGCGGACGTGACTGTGGCCAATGTTACCGATCTTATTGATAACGAAGGTGTCAGCATGGTTTTTGGCGGCTCCTCAAGCGGTGTGGCCGTCGCGGCTTCCGGCGTGTGCCAGCAAAAGGGTGTTCCTTTCTTTGGGACACTGACCTATTCAACCGACACTACAGGCAAAGATGGGCATCGCCACACGTTCCGCGAGTGCTTCGATGCCTGGGCCGGCGCAAAGGCGATGGCCGCCTATATGAACCAGAATTACGCAGGGAAAAAGTATTTCTACGTCACTGCGGACTATACCTGGGGCTGGACCACCGAGGATTCCTTCAGAAAGTTTACCAATACGGAAGACAAAACCACCCATAAGGGGATCACAACACCCTTCCCTGGAGCCTCCGACGAGGATTTCAAAAAGGCCCTCGGCCTGGCAAAATTGGTAAAACCCGATGTTCTCGTGCTCGTTCTCTTCGGTGACGACATGGCATCGGGCATTCGTATCGCGACATCAATGGGTCTTAAAGAAACATGCGCCATTGTTGTTCCTAACTTGACTCTCGGCATGGCTGAAGCAGCCGGTCCGAAGGTTATGGAAGGTGTCGTTGGGGCGCTTCCCTGGTGCTGGTCGGTACCCGCCAAGTACAATTATCCAAGGGGACAACAGTTTGTCGATGCATTTGCGGCAAAGTATAACCGTTATCCGAGTACTTCGGGCGCATCCGCCTACACCATTATATATGAGTACAAAGCCGCCGCGGAACGCGCGAATTCAATCGCCTCCGCCGATATAGTCAAATCTCTGGAAAATCACAAATATACATTATTGAAAGATGAGCAGATGTGGCGGGACTTCGATCATCAGTCTATCCAAACCGTTTATGTTGTTCGATGCAAGAATGAGGCTGATGTTCTCAAGGACAAATACAAACTTGATTACTTTGACATCATCAGCAGCATGGCCGGCTCCGAGGCTTTCATCACGAAGGCGGAATGGGATGGAGTTCGGAAAGCTGACAACAAAATGACAAGTCTTGAGCCTTTAGAATAG
- a CDS encoding methyl-accepting chemotaxis protein, protein MSIFKYWKNSSIRFKINSILIPSLLPILAIGWASYDSHKNSSITSSENLARIVVTNSSEQVNDFLSSQYEKFVSITDQLTFGLAIEFETMDELASQMQSMQNSTGFNLFLVMDDKNQVLLSTFQNNGLTHETNTLKGISVQEAAVFNKEAKTDIAFIKSDILKKLSLDNTSTLVCAYPCQNSSGDFNGWFLAYVDWGMIQKNLSMAYKQLCNNELVDSKIFLYDKSSQTAFTHSDPELLGTIYDSASLFSGSEMTVETADTDPGETEEVSSSVVKGRVNDEKCYIATAGIIGPKNLLAGTGIKSPDYEYVIVIPENNVLADVRNILRLTGIMVLAGAVFILLVIWLVSRNISSVIKATIEALRDISQGDGDLTKRLATSSTNTKNEIDILARYFNAFTEKIQGIIQDVAETTSSLNEASQKLSATSTNMSLRSDEITSQSNNLASATGELSTNLNTVATVSDDMSLSVRNVATAIEEMSSSLSEVAKSCSQASQIASNANTKAQHAGDTMKQLSSSATEIGKVLDTISDIADQTNLLALNATIEAASAGEAGKGFAVVANEVKELAKQTAIATEEIGRQINDMQNSTGSAVKAIEEISNVIEEINSITHTIASAVEEQSSTTDEISSSIAGASDAAINISNNVQEASSGANEISSSIQSLNQTAHDTSENSNETKENSQNLSAISSRLHELVNLFKV, encoded by the coding sequence ATGTCCATTTTTAAATATTGGAAAAATTCCTCTATCAGATTCAAGATCAACAGTATTCTCATACCCTCATTGCTGCCGATCCTGGCAATTGGCTGGGCAAGCTACGATTCACACAAGAATTCTTCCATCACGAGCAGTGAAAATCTGGCTCGTATCGTTGTAACCAATTCTTCCGAACAAGTTAATGACTTTCTTTCAAGTCAATACGAAAAATTCGTCAGCATAACCGATCAACTGACATTTGGCCTGGCCATTGAATTTGAGACAATGGATGAGCTCGCATCGCAGATGCAGAGCATGCAGAACTCGACGGGATTTAATCTGTTCTTGGTTATGGACGACAAAAACCAGGTGTTGTTGAGCACTTTTCAAAACAACGGATTGACTCATGAAACAAATACATTGAAGGGAATTTCGGTACAGGAAGCGGCCGTTTTCAACAAAGAAGCCAAAACAGACATCGCCTTCATTAAGAGCGATATATTGAAAAAACTTTCACTGGATAACACCAGCACGCTTGTCTGCGCCTACCCATGCCAAAATTCATCGGGTGACTTCAATGGTTGGTTTTTAGCATATGTTGATTGGGGGATGATCCAAAAAAATCTCTCGATGGCGTACAAGCAGCTCTGCAACAATGAGTTGGTTGACTCTAAAATATTCCTTTACGACAAGAGCAGCCAGACCGCCTTCACTCATTCAGATCCGGAGCTTCTTGGAACAATCTATGATTCGGCTTCGCTCTTTTCCGGGAGTGAAATGACTGTAGAGACCGCCGACACCGATCCGGGTGAAACGGAAGAGGTCTCATCAAGTGTTGTCAAGGGCAGGGTCAATGATGAGAAATGCTACATTGCCACTGCTGGAATCATCGGCCCGAAAAATCTATTGGCTGGAACCGGCATCAAGTCACCTGACTATGAATATGTCATCGTAATACCCGAGAACAATGTCCTTGCCGACGTCCGAAACATTCTGCGTTTAACCGGAATCATGGTCCTCGCCGGCGCCGTTTTCATCCTCCTGGTCATTTGGTTGGTTTCCAGAAATATTTCCTCGGTGATCAAGGCGACCATTGAAGCCCTGCGCGACATTTCCCAGGGCGATGGCGACCTCACAAAACGGCTGGCCACAAGTTCGACAAACACGAAAAATGAGATTGATATTCTTGCCCGATACTTCAACGCCTTTACTGAAAAGATCCAGGGGATTATTCAAGACGTTGCCGAAACAACGTCTTCGCTGAATGAAGCCTCTCAAAAATTATCGGCGACATCCACCAACATGTCCCTGAGATCGGATGAGATCACATCTCAATCCAATAATCTGGCCTCCGCAACGGGCGAACTCTCGACTAATCTCAACACCGTCGCGACCGTCTCAGACGACATGTCGCTTTCCGTCAGGAATGTGGCGACAGCGATTGAAGAGATGAGCTCTTCTCTCAGTGAGGTGGCGAAAAGCTGTTCACAAGCCTCACAGATCGCATCCAATGCCAACACCAAGGCGCAGCACGCCGGCGATACAATGAAACAACTCAGCAGCTCCGCAACTGAAATCGGGAAGGTCCTGGATACCATCAGCGATATCGCTGATCAAACAAACCTCCTGGCCCTGAACGCCACGATTGAAGCGGCCTCGGCCGGTGAGGCCGGAAAGGGATTCGCGGTTGTGGCCAATGAAGTCAAGGAACTGGCCAAGCAGACGGCTATCGCCACCGAGGAAATCGGCCGGCAGATTAACGATATGCAAAACAGCACCGGAAGCGCCGTTAAGGCTATTGAGGAAATTTCGAATGTTATTGAGGAAATCAATAGCATTACCCATACAATCGCCAGCGCCGTTGAAGAACAATCTTCCACAACAGATGAAATTTCCAGCAGCATCGCGGGGGCGTCTGATGCAGCGATCAATATCTCCAACAATGTTCAGGAAGCATCAAGTGGAGCCAATGAGATCTCTTCAAGTATTCAGAGCCTAAACCAAACAGCTCATGATACATCTGAAAACTCGAATGAGACAAAGGAAAATTCGCAGAATCTGTCGGCGATTTCATCCCGCTTACATGAACTGGTAAATCTCTTCAAAGTCTAG